The Vigna unguiculata cultivar IT97K-499-35 chromosome 11, ASM411807v1, whole genome shotgun sequence genomic sequence CAACTCACGGAACCACCACCAAACCTTCGTTGATCTCCTTCACCGTGAGGGAAACCATGATTCTGTGATGCAATGCAAAGCCCCCGCCATTCGCGGACGTCTGATCTACGACCATAAGCACCACCACTTCCACTAGGATGCATGCCTCGTGTCGTCCATACCGCAACAAAAGCGAAACGCACCGCCAAACACGTCCTCCATCGAAAAATAGTGGCCACCCTCGGATCTGCGAAATGCACCTTGCGGCAACCCTCACGGCAGCAAAACCCTAATTGCGGAAAGGAAATCTGATTTTGGAGAGAGACTACTCTGACACATGGCAGCCTCTCGTTGGATAGTCAACGAGTCAGCActggtcaaccagtcaactctAGGCAAAGATTTGGTCAACAGTGGTCCAACATGATATTTTACACTATTTTTAGCAAGTGGTTCCTCTATAAGAACGTTAAATTGACTAAAAAAGGAAAGAATcgtctggcggcagttcatcgcCGACCAGacaatttctggaaatttcccagaATCACAACTTTAATTGGAATACAGCAATGCATACATAATCATACCATACTTAGCATGCCAATCagacttaaaataattaacgcATGACATTACTCTATGTAGCATgccaattgaatttaaaataaaggtaacacgtaaggttactctatttagcatgGCAATCAGaattaaacatataattaacgcgtaaagctcccctaacctggtttccttgcttAAAACGCAAATGCTAGAGCTCCccctttgatcaccaatggtCTCCTTAGCACCACCTCAATTTAGCTCCTCCCAATTTGTCTTTTAATGGTGTCTTAATGTTTTCCCACCCTCCCTTGGCTGCTCATTCATCTAGGGTGTTCTccaccctttcaccttcatgccaaaaactaattttagcaaaaaggaagtttaatttagaattaCCAAAGTTCGAACCCATGACCATGTCAATGCCAATTCAATGCATCACATCAaacaaattcatgtttcttaatatttaatataattcttgattatattatcactcaacatgatcaagcatattattaaaaataataacaaattaaacaaCACACAATTAGCACACATACGACTTAAACCCaaatcctctcacacaatcaagtactctcaaccatttaagctagtacttttccacgtcatataaataaataattaatgcatTAAAGGCTCCCAccacccgtatttattaatcatttatttatttaattatttaatttttcacgggtcttacacattGCATCCCTTTAGAATGTTCCTAGTATGTTGAAATCCCTCTATGGCTTGTATAATGTCCTTTTTCATTACATCCCAAAATTTCTTAATGAAGGCAAAATTATACCCGTTCAAGCTAGGAATTTTATTTCTTCCACATTGTCATACCGCTTCCTTGATTTCAACTTTGCTAAATTCAGTAGTTAACCATCTACTATCATTTAACAATAAAGTTAAGAATTCTATATTTCCCAGCTTAACATCGAACTCAACCTTTTCCTTCAATTTATCTTCAAAAAACTCTTTCACTGTACATTTAAGAAGAATTGGGTCCTCGCACCACTATCCTTCATAATCCACTCCTTTGATCTCATTTTTACACCTTCTCCAGTTGGTAATTGTGTGAAAGTATCTAGAATTTGAGTCACCTAGTTGGATCCATTTTGACCTAGATTTTTGTCTCTCCAAAGACTCTTGAcgaaggcttaaaagtttcagtACACCGAATAATTTTCTGCTTTCTAAACACTGTATAGGTCACCtatttttgaaataatgttttgtttattttgttgtaCATATCCAAATACCTCTTTGTTCCAGACCATTAATTATTGCTTAAGTCTTTTAAGTTTATCTCTTAAAATTGACAAATTGTTTACACCATCCATATTAGAATTCCAAGAGTTCTTAACTACTACCTATAACCTTTTATCGCTTAGCCACATGTTTAATGTTCTAAAAGGCTTCAATCCCCAATCAATTTGTGTAGCCCTTAAAATTAGAGTGCATTGGTCTGACACAACTCTCTCTAAGACATACTGCCTACAATCTGACCACTATTGTAACCACTGTTGTGAGACTAGAAATCTATCCAGCCTACTTTTTTGCAACTCCATTGGGCTTGTACCAAGTGAAATTTCTACATATCATGGGTATCTAATAGCTctatgatatttataaaatcattgaagtcttttatttctttcctaCCTCTACCATCCTGGTTTTGTCCACTCCTTTCTTAGAAATTCCTAACAACATTGAAATCCCCTAAGACACACCACGTTCTACATTGTTCCTGTTGTTTAAGTCCTGTAATTTCATCCCACTGTTCTGTTTTTAGCCTTACATCGCATGGTGAGTAGACATTAACAATCACAATTAGCTTATTATCTTTTTTCCATCCCCCTTTCACATACAGGAAGCCATTGTTAATATCTACTCTTTCACAAGCAAAAGTATCCTTGTGCCATATAGTTAAAATTCCCCTTGCCCCATTTTCAGCTGGCACATGTTTccattcaatataattattgCCCCATAGTGTGTAACACCTCTCTTCATTGACTATTTCTAATTTCGTTTCTTGTAGACACACTACCCCCCTTCTTTTTCTATAAAATCCCTAACATACCTCCATTTGGTTGGGCACCCTAGCCGTCTAATGTTTATACTTATCATCTTCAAAATTTACTTTGTTTCGTTTCTCCTTCTTTGTCTCTTTTCATTTGATGGTCTCTTTCctccattttctctttttttttttttgcagtatTTTTTCCTCCTCCCTTGAGAAGGTAATTCCTTTCCTATTTTCCCAAATTCCATAATCTACCAACCTCAACATTACCATTTCCTAACAAAAATTATCTATTGCAGTTATCAATACCAGAATCAGAAATAGAGTTGTATAATGAGTGGGTTGCTAACCTTAAATGATGTTTGTCTTTTGATTTCTTCCTAACTTTGTGTAGAATATCTCGTAGGTCGTGGTGTGCATTTCTTGTTTCCCCATTCCATAGTCGGTTCCGTTTAGGCAGTCCATTCAACTACAACATGGTTTTCTTGATAAGGATCATGAGATTTCATTGGGTGCCATCTTTCGTTTCGTCTATCGTCTTCGTTGATTGATCTTTGATCATCACCAATTTCCCTTTTTGAATTATTTCAAGGCAATCTACATGTCCTATTCGATTTTGCAAATGTTATGTGGAAGGATTCGAAACCTCGTTACTCTTCTCCAATGCTAACTCCCATTCCATTTGCACGAACTCTAGTGACATGATTTCGTTATTGTTCATTGTTGCTGCTAGTGAGGTCGAAAAATGTGTTTTCGTGTTATAGATTTTGTTTTCATTGCCATTTAATTCATACATTGTCATGTCTCTattgttttgcttttttttttgtaatgtgttgatggtgtttttcatttttgtagTTAAGTTTTGATGAAGGTTACTACCATGGTTGGTTTCGGGTTTTTTGTAATGCAAGTGCATGAACGAAGTGGCTGCGTGGGTCATGTTTTGGTGTAGCTTGCGTCGTGATTGGATTGCCTGGTTGGGAGTGTTTCCTTTTAGGCATATCTTGTATTTGTGGATCgttcttcttctccggcgaggcTGTGGCAGGTGCGCGGGGAAGTTGCGATGTTGTTTGCTACAAGGACCAAAAAGGAGTATTATATGGCTTCGGCTGTGTGTAGAGTCGAGGCAGATTGAGGAGTTTCCGCCTCGGTTGGGACCCGAGGTTAAAAgcgataattttttttttgcctcgCCCTAATATGTCTTGGTTCAGAAACCAAACAGAATTGCGAAAATAACTAGGGTGAAAAGCTCTTACTACACTAGTCTATAATCAATGTTAATGATATAATATAGTGGGTACTTACTTTTACACAAAGAATTCCATGGTCCGTTTCCATACCAACAATTTCCTAAAAATAAGTGTGTAAAATAGTTGTTGGGAATTATTCTCAAATGGTAtgaactaaaaaaatacaatgaatATGAATAATTGAACCTAATTAAGCAAAATATCTATGTAGAATTGGAAAAGAAATTAGAAGACAATTGCGAAATAGTGAAGTCAAGTAATGAAGAAGGAGAAAATAGTGAACTTGAAGTGACGTACGATTGCAGAAATTACACCAAATTCAAACAATTGACTTtagatatatataaaactaatgaaattaaacaataaattaaaattgaaacaaattaacctaacaaaaaaaaaaatgtaagttacATATATCAAGTTATCAATAGGTCTCTCTCTACTATATGCTAAGAgcaattttgaaagaaaatcacAAATCTTGGAATGAGTAGCTTTCCCATATTGAATAATTGCTTACAATAAAGTAGTTCATAGGATTACTAAGCTGTCTCTTTTTGAGATGTTTATAGCTTCAATCCTCTCACTCTAGTAGATTTGTTATCACTTCTTACATCTTTTTACTTTGTTCACAAAGAACGGATAGCAAAAGCTGATTTTATCAAGAAAAATGCATGAAAGAGTTAAAAGTCAAGTCCTTTTTGAATAAGGGAATTCGATTTTGCTTCATCTTATAAGCAAAGATAGGTTTTCTAACAAAAGAAAATCTAAACTTAGTCCCGAGGAAGTGGTTCCTTTAAAGTGCTCCAAAGAATGAATAATAATGTATACAAGCTAGACCTGCCATGAGAGTAAGAAGTTCATGCCACCTTTTAATGTTAGTGAGTTAATTCTTCACATATAGGTCTTGATTAAAAGTGCAGAATATATGACTGTAGACTAATCATCGAAGAGTTTGTGATAACACTGCTAAGTAATTTGCATTTTAACTTTCGCTGGCATGTCGACATAATGATATACAATAGATTATAGAGCATTTTTCACTATAGACTCTTTCACACCTTTATTACTATCAATGGATCCTTTTACTGTTCAcacaatatttttaactttttatttgaaaaagtatatgttttttattctaaaaaaaaaatatgaaaatgaatatttaaaactatagaaatatagaaattttgttaagaaaaaagttttaattagaaaaaaatatagaaatataaatttaaaaatataacgaaatatgaaaatttttaattgaaatttataaaatttataaaatacaaaaagtattaaactttattaaaatacttttatttagaaaacaaatataaaaataaaagttggagctttcttattttattttctttatttttttttaaatttcaagaaGTTTTTGAGTATTataaaatttcctttttttttaaatatttgaatgaaaaaacATCTAAAAGAACCACCTCAAAACTTGGTTACCTGAGAACCAAATTTCGACTTGTTTTCCTGTGCACAATGGtcacattaaatattaaatctcGTCTCTTAAAAGATCAAATTCTGACATAAAAACAAAGCCATGTTATTCCTGTAAATATTGAGCGCACTGTGCTATATTGGAAAAAAACTTCAAATCTTTTGTCACGCAGAGCTGACTGGATCCGATCTCGATACATGTGCTATcgaaggattttttttttaagaaataaattatgaaaacatTCACGCCTTGTGGATCACGGTAGATTACAAGATTAATAAGTACACTTAGGGTTGGGTTATAATACATCAGCAGCAGCCCTTTTTTGAGGTAAGATATGACAACAGCCTTCTTAACTCATATTTATGTCGTTATGCCACATAATCGTTCCACATACCAAATTCAACCTTTGAAGATTCAAGCCTCGTACCCTATTTATACCAAGCTTCCCAACATGAAAAACTCACCATTTCACCTTAAAAACCAAAAGTATCCAACAATGACAACCACCAATGTTGTTCTCTTCCTTTGCTTCGTGTTCTTCTTCTACggtatatatctattttttttcaacttctttACCTGTTTGGTTTATCGAGTTTCAGATTAGTTGTTACATTcgtttctctctttctttctgttCGTAGCATCACATAAACTGGGTTTCGTATATATGCAGTGTCTGAAGGAGCAAAGGTTACTTTCATAAACAAGTGCTCATTCACAGTATGGCCGGGAACCCTAACCGGAGACCAAAAGCCCCAGTTATCATCAACCGGTTTCGAATTGGGCCCCGGAGCATCAAACTCCTTGGACCTTCCATCTCCATGGTCGGGTCGGTTCTGGGCACGCACCGGATGCTCCAACAACAACGGAAAGTTCAGTTGTGCCACCGCAGATTGCGCCTCCGGCCAAGTCACGTGCAACGGCGCTGGTGCAATCCCACCCGCAACTTTGGTAGAAATTACGATTGCACCGAACGGAGGGCAAGATTTCTACGACGTGAGCAACGTGGACGGGTTCAACGTTCCGATGTCCGTAACCCCAAAAGGTGGCAGTGGCGATTGCAGAAGCTCGAGTTGCCCGAAGGACATCAACGCTGCGTGCCCTGAAGACCTTCAACTGAAAGGGTCTAATGGCAACGTTATTGGTTGCAAGAGTGCGTGTTTGGCTTTCAAAGATGATAAGTATTGTTGCACAGGACCAAACAACACGCCCGAGACATGTCCACCAACGAGCTACTCTCAGTTCTTCGAGGAACAGTGCCCCGATGCTTATTCCTATGCTTACGATGACAAGAACAGCACTTTCACTTGCTCCAACGGACCTGACTATGAGATCACGTTTTGCCCTTGAAGTGCTCAAACTGTATAGGAGACACAGAAACTTAGTTGGGTGTTAAAATACGTGTACGAACATATATATGTGATGATGAATAAGAAATCACGTTGTTTGGTGATTGTGTTGATGAATTATATGATCCAATAAAGTTTAAGCGTTATGTAAGTTGTTTTTCATCGAAACTTCAAACGGTAAATTTATATAAGTTGTTTTTTAGTCTTATCTTATGGGGTAAACTATCCTAACAATACAATTTCTGGGTCTGCATGGCTAATCTAAAAGTTGCTCATAGGAGGTTCTGTTTAATCAAGTAAACTGGGTTCACATacttgttattttctttttcaaagtCAAAAATGAATCTATATATAGTGGAGTTTTCTTTGGTTCAaagtcaaattatatttttgtatacatGTTACCAATGTTTTAACCtgtaaaatgtaataaaaataaaatttcttccTCTATTACGTTTGCGTGatgaaaactttttaaaaacattacagGTAtacttacttttaatttaagtgCATTAGTGACAACCCTTAAATATTTAATGCTATTTAAAAAACTCTAATGTTAAATATTCAACTTGAATATTTTGTGGTTTTGATAAGGTGTGCTTGAACTTAAAGatataactaattttaagaataagataaaatttacaataaaaataaaaggaatatcataattaactgaattattattcaatcatgtaactaaatttataaatttgcatatataatttattgttgttaatttgaaaaataattaatgtattgaaaagaaattaaataatatcaaaacaTATTGTGTAAGGTAGTAATATTTTGTTCTAACTTTGGATGGCATCCGAACGGGACGAATATGAGTTTCGCTATCCAATACTTATAATTATACCCAGAGCAAAAAAATCATCTCCATCCCCATACTCAAATAAATGTGGTATCAAGTTTTTgtctcattctcatctccatcGGGTATCGAATATATCCACCGGCAGATCTTGGTCCTAAAATTTGGAGggatcaaaataatatacttaaaattcatatatcttCCAAAAAATTAATACGAAACTCCTCTCTTATAACTATAATTCTTTGAATTCTAGAAAATGTTCCctctaattcaaaattaaaattcatacaTCGCCCAAAACGTTAATACGAAACTCCTCTCTTGCAACTATAATTCTTTGAATTTTAGAAAAGGTTCCTTCTAGTTCAAGAATTGAATTCTCAATGTTATCTTTTAAAGTATGTGAAGAATTCAAAACATCTGAAGTAAAATCAATCTCGTTTATATCTCTACAAGTCTCTTATAATTATTcctaaacaataatatattcttCATTATTCATCTATACAcctatttaaaacaaataaaaaataatttatcaaaatttaatacaaaattgagagatgtaattattaaaagaaaaatatacgaTAATCACATCACAAAACGGTtatgaaagaatatataatacatcactttttattttatattcataaaaaaacataaaaaactcacgagataaaaaaaatactatttattgAACTAATATTTCCCTATTAATAGACAAAAGAGTTACCTTTTCTATTATAACATATGAGAAATCAAAATACAAATGATGAGTTTGTGTTTGTCtaacttcttaatttttttcataaacaaaaaaaatgcaagAGTAGGAGATAAATACAATATGTGTTCAAATCATAATaagagaaaacacaaaatattttaataaatttgtttattctttattacttaattttatattccattatttattaacattaaagattatatatatatatatatatatatatatatatatattactttattattttattacctgtagctaaactttaattcacgaAGAtactctcatatatatatatatacctcatatatatatatatatatatatatatatatatatatatatatatatatatataatagtaaaaaacattatgacataatttttttaaagttgaacATCTTGTtttgtcttctgtcttcatttttctagcttcaagtattggtacgttgttTTCTTTAggtacaccccttgacattcttctatttcctttctttgaaattgggcatatacatcaaaccttgTATACACAGTGACGTTTATgatatgcttgttgtcaaatgatgaagtcaaaataagaatatttggcaCGTGGTAGttgatgtttattttgtttatttttttaggaatcaatAGGAGAACGTGGACTTGTTGATCAAagtactaatt encodes the following:
- the LOC114170644 gene encoding thaumatin-like protein 1b; this encodes MTTTNVVLFLCFVFFFYVSEGAKVTFINKCSFTVWPGTLTGDQKPQLSSTGFELGPGASNSLDLPSPWSGRFWARTGCSNNNGKFSCATADCASGQVTCNGAGAIPPATLVEITIAPNGGQDFYDVSNVDGFNVPMSVTPKGGSGDCRSSSCPKDINAACPEDLQLKGSNGNVIGCKSACLAFKDDKYCCTGPNNTPETCPPTSYSQFFEEQCPDAYSYAYDDKNSTFTCSNGPDYEITFCP